ACCCGACTTACCATCGTGGATAATCTCCTAAAGCAGTTCGCGCAGTCATCGCAGCTCGCCGGCGGCAACGCCGCCTACATCGAGGATCTGTACGAGCAGTACCTCGTCGCCCCGGACAGTGTCGATCCGAAGTGGAAGAGTTATTTCGACGGCTTCAAGGGTCGCGATGCCGGGGATGTGCCGCATTCGGCCGCCATCGCCCACATTCTCTCCGCCTCCAAGCAGGCCGCCAATGCCGGAACCGGCGCCAGTGCCAGCGACGAACGCGAGCGCAACGTCGGCCGCCTGATCACCGCCTACCGCGCGCGCGGTCATCTGGGCGCGCAGCTGGACCCGCTTGGCCTGACCCCTCCGGTCAATCCGCCCGATCTGGACCTGCCGTTCCACAGCCTCTCGCAGGCGGATCTGGACAGCGAGTTCAGCACCGGCGGCGTCGGCGGCCAGCCGCGGATGAAGCTGAAGGATCTGCTGACCCGCCTGAAGGCGACCTACGCCAGCACCATCGGCGCCGAATTCATGCACATCCAGGAATTCGACCAGCGCCAGTGGATCTACAAGCGCCTGGAAGATGCCGGCGGCAAGATCGCCGGCGATGCGGCCAGCCGCAAGCGCACGCTCGAACGGCTCACCGCCGCCGAAGGCCTGGAGCGCTACCTGCATACCAAGTACGTCGGCCAGAAGCGCTTCTCGCTGGAAGGCGGCGACGCGCTGATCCCGATGATGGACGAGATCATTCGCCAGTCCGGCAACGATCAGGTCAAGGATATCGTGATCGGCATGGCCCACCGCGGCCGTCTCAACGTGTTGGTCAATACGCTGGGCAAGAACCCGCGCAAGCTGTTCGACGAGTTCGAAGGCAAGTTCGAGCATGCCCACGACGACCGCGCGCACACCGGCGACGTCAAGTACCACATGGGTTTCTCGGCCGATATCGCAGTCGGCGGCGACAAGCAGGTGCATCTGGCACTGGCGTTCAACCCCTCGCACCTGGAAATCGTCGACCCGGTCGTGGTCGGCAGCGTGCGTTCGCGCCAGGAGCGCTTCGGCGATGCCGAGCGCAAGGCCGTGCTGCCGATCCTGATCCATGGCGACGCCGCCTTCGCAGGCCAGGGCGTGGTGATGGAACTGTTCCAGATGTCGCAGGCGCGCGGTTTCGCCGTCGGCGGCACCGTGCACATCGTGGTCAACAACCAGATCGGCTTCACCACCAGCACTCGCGACGATGCCCGCTCCACGCTGTACTGCACCGACGTGGCCAAGATGATCGGCGCGCCGGTCTTCCACGTGAACGGCGACGACCCGGACGCGGTGATGTTCGTTTCCAGGCTGGCCTACGAATTCCGCCAGCAGTTCAAGAAGGACGTGGTCATCGATCTGGTCTGCTACCGCCGTTGGGGCCACAACGAAGCCGACGAACCGGCAGCGACCCAGCCGGTGATGTACCAGACCATCCGCAAGCACAAGACCACCCGCGAGCTGTATGCCGCCAAGCTGGAAAGCGACGGCGTGCTGAGCGCCGACGAGGCCAAGGCGCTGGTGGACGGCTACCGCAACAAGCTCGATTCGGGCGAATACACCACCGAACTTGCCAAGCGCAAGCCGGACGAATTCGCCATCGACTGGTCCAAATACTTGGTCGGCACCGCCGCCGATCCGGTCGACACCCGCGTCCAGCGCGAGCAGCTGGACCGTCTGGCCAAGCTGATCACCACCATTCCGGAAGGCGTCGAGCTGCATGCCCGCGTGGCGAAGATCTACGACGATCGGGTCAAGATGGCGGCAGGCGAGCAGCTTGGCGACTGGGGTTTCGCGGAGAACCTTGCCTACGCGACATTGCTGGCCGAAGGCCACAAGTTGCGCCTGGTCGGCCAGGACGCCGGTCGCGGCACGTTCTTCCACCGTCACGCGATCCTGCATGACCAGAAGACCGACAACTATTACCTGCCGCTGCGCCAGCTGGTGCAGAACCCCGAAGACGCCACCGTCATCGACTCGCTACTGAGCGAAGAAGCGGTGATGGGCTTCGAATACGGCTACTCCACCACCGACCCGAACGCACTGTGCGTGTGGGAAGCGCAGTTCGGCGACTTCGCCAACGGCGCGCAGGTGGTGATCGACCAGTTCATCGCCGCCGGCGAAGCCAAGTGGGGCCGCATTGCGGGCCTGTCGCTGTTCCTGCCGCATGGTTACGAAGGGCAAGGCCCGGAGCATAGCTCCGCACGTCTGGAGCGCTTCCTGCAGCTGTGCGCGCTGGAGAACATGCTGGTCTGCGTGCCGACCACACCGGCGCAGTGCTTCCACATGATCCGCCGCCAGATGCGCATGACCACCCGCAAGCCGCTGGTGGTGATGACGCCCAAGTCGTTGCTGCGTCACAAGCTGGCGGTATCGAGCCTGGAAGAACTGGCCGAAGGCGAGTTCCAGCATCTG
The window above is part of the Xanthomonas cassavae CFBP 4642 genome. Proteins encoded here:
- a CDS encoding 2-oxoglutarate dehydrogenase E1 component; its protein translation is MDNLLKQFAQSSQLAGGNAAYIEDLYEQYLVAPDSVDPKWKSYFDGFKGRDAGDVPHSAAIAHILSASKQAANAGTGASASDERERNVGRLITAYRARGHLGAQLDPLGLTPPVNPPDLDLPFHSLSQADLDSEFSTGGVGGQPRMKLKDLLTRLKATYASTIGAEFMHIQEFDQRQWIYKRLEDAGGKIAGDAASRKRTLERLTAAEGLERYLHTKYVGQKRFSLEGGDALIPMMDEIIRQSGNDQVKDIVIGMAHRGRLNVLVNTLGKNPRKLFDEFEGKFEHAHDDRAHTGDVKYHMGFSADIAVGGDKQVHLALAFNPSHLEIVDPVVVGSVRSRQERFGDAERKAVLPILIHGDAAFAGQGVVMELFQMSQARGFAVGGTVHIVVNNQIGFTTSTRDDARSTLYCTDVAKMIGAPVFHVNGDDPDAVMFVSRLAYEFRQQFKKDVVIDLVCYRRWGHNEADEPAATQPVMYQTIRKHKTTRELYAAKLESDGVLSADEAKALVDGYRNKLDSGEYTTELAKRKPDEFAIDWSKYLVGTAADPVDTRVQREQLDRLAKLITTIPEGVELHARVAKIYDDRVKMAAGEQLGDWGFAENLAYATLLAEGHKLRLVGQDAGRGTFFHRHAILHDQKTDNYYLPLRQLVQNPEDATVIDSLLSEEAVMGFEYGYSTTDPNALCVWEAQFGDFANGAQVVIDQFIAAGEAKWGRIAGLSLFLPHGYEGQGPEHSSARLERFLQLCALENMLVCVPTTPAQCFHMIRRQMRMTTRKPLVVMTPKSLLRHKLAVSSLEELAEGEFQHLIPDAKADAGKVKRVVLCSGKVYYDLLEDQTKRGQDDVAVVRIEQLYPFPRAQLAAELKGYANATDVVWCQEEPQNQGAWYQIRHHLNFCLAGGQSLHYAGRARSPSPAAGHMADHIAEQQKLVADALLNPFNDQVAE